ACGGAAAGCCGGCCTTGCTGTACGTCACCACCGGGGAAGGCCTTCTCCTCTCGTCTCGAcgtctcctctcctcctccaaatCGAGAGGCCATAGAGAGAGAGGGTCAGAGAGAGAAACCTAGCCCCTTGAATGGAGGACTCGAACGGCGCCGAGATCAAGGCCCCGCCGCCAGTCCAGCGACGCCCGCCGCGCCCGCGTGGAGGCGGCTTCACCCCCGAGGGCTTCGTGGCCGCGCTTCGCCGCCGGCTGAGCTCCGGTGCCGCGGTGGCCGCGCGTGCCAGCTTCGCGGCGGACTCTGGGGACGAGTCCGGCCCCCCCGAGCCCTCCTCGTCGCACAGCCGCCGCGACTCAAGCGGGGACACCTCGTCCGCCGGCGGCCCCGGGGACTTCACCGCGTTCAGCTTCCGCGCGGCTGCCCCAGTCCACCGGAAGGCGAAGGAGAGTCCCCTGAGCTCCGACGCCATCTTCAAGCAGGTGGGCTCCTCCCGCTCTGGCCCCCATTTCGTTAACAGACCTAACGAAACTTCGTTTAAATGCTTAGCTCTGTCGGTTGCTCAATTGTTTATTTGGGTCTGAATTTCATTATGACTGTTATGTAACGATAATTCAGGCGTTTCCTTGTCATAAAAAGTTGCTGCTCTTTTGGGTCGAAATCTGAAAGAAGATATGTTTTTGATGCGTGCGAGAAGCACAAATCTAGTACAGTGCAGTAGTATGATTTTATTTTTTTGCGGGGGTGCACTATGATTGGAAGGTTGGTCGCGGAATCACGTGATTTATGTGGTCAGATAGATGGTCACTGGTAGTTGTGGGTTTAATTCACGTGCTTTCTTTTTCAGTGTGATATGTGACCATAGTTGATAAGCACGATACGTTAGTGCTTTATTAGGTAACTCAGGTCGCACGCTGAAATGCAACGGACATAGCTATCCTTTTTGCTAATGATTTGTCCTTGGCCTTTTTTTTTCTATTGCTTGTGCTTTTCCGTCAGAGCTGTTTTATGGATGGCATATCTTCCAGCTGCCAGAGTCATTGTTCTCTGATACTTTTTCTTGTCATTTATAACAGAGTCATGCAGGCCTTTTCAATCTGTGCATTGTTGTTCTCGTTGCAGTGAACGGCAGGCTGATTATTGAGAACTTAATGAAGGTTTTTATCTGCCTTTTCTCATCTAGTAAATATAAACCATCCCCTCACTTCATCATAGACATCCCGTATTTGTTTATCAGTCTTTTACTCCTGATGCTGTTTGCAGTATGGCTTATTAATACGAGCTGGCTTTTGGTTCAACTCTACATCATTGCGGGACTGGCCACTTCTAATGTGCTGGTAATATTCAGTTCTGCTATAGTGTATGCCGTTGTGTTTGCTTAATGCCTTCAATGAACTGATCGTGTTTACGATTTTCCTGGTCCAGCCTTAGTCTACCAGCCTTCCCCCTTGGTGCATTTTCAGTTGAGCAGTTGGCGTTCCGTAATGTTATTACTGATGCTGTAAGCCGGGACTCTCTTAACTATATATCGTGCATCTTACTTTACTGATATACTGTATTCTAATGAACATCTTGAGTTGCCCATGTTTTGTGTAGATCTTGGGTTCTCTTGTTATATCTATCATTTCTTCATATTTTTGTACTCTTGCACGAACTAACACCGATGTTTTACTCATTCTTTGCAGGTTGCTACCTGTCTTCATATCATTCTTACAACAGCTGAAATTGTATATCCTGTGCTTGTCATTCTTATGTAAGAACATTCATCTTTTCGAATTTATGTGAAATAAGAGAGCTTCAGTTACATGCCAAGAATGTCACATAGAGGCATAACAAAGTGCATGCACACATATACCATATATCACATCTGAATGCTGTTTCTAGCTTCAACATAGAATTGCATTTCATTCTTAACTCCCAAAGTTAAAGCTTTTGCAATAATAGGATATCATTGCTCTGCATTTCCCTGATACCACATGCTGCCACTTGGTTCAGGTGTGATTCTGCGGTTGTGTCTGGTTTTTTGTTGATGTTTATTGCATGCATTGTTTGGCTGAAGCTCGTATCTTTTGCCCATACAAACCATGACATAAGGCAATTAACCATTAGTGGTAAGAAGGTATGTTTCCAtaattttcattccttttgttttgtGGGCTTTCATACTCAGTTTGATTGGGGTGGATTGGGCCACAGCCAACAAATAGCAGGTCCTGACACTTCCCCTTGTTTCACTTTCTTATGAATATATCTGAAATGTTTTCCAGCACGATCATAAACATATACCTTATGGTACTTACTCCCTTGGGATTCTTGTATTTGCACTTCAACAGAGATGCATGTCGAAAGTATTGGATTACCAAGGTTAATTTTTTTTATAGGATTACCCCTCTTTACTAGCCCACTTATTTCTCTTGGATGATTTGTTATTTTAGTAGTACTTATAAATGCCCAAACCAAGGGCAGAGTCTGGACTGGGATGGTGGTGGTGTGTGTTGGGGATATAGAGGGGAAAAAGTTAGCTGTCTCAGAACAAATCACATGGCCCGCTTCTCTAATGCTGGTACTACAGCTTGAAAATTCTTAGGTGATACGTTCTACCCAATTTCTTAAATAAATTGCTATTTTAATGGATGAACTGTTCAGTTCCTAAAATTTCCATGAAACGCTGCTTCTGTTCCTCGGTCTTATTGTTTGCTCTTCTGTGCAGCTTTTTGTTTTGATACTATTGCTATCTTATTAAGCTTTGTTTTGCTCCACAATAACATTCCATCTATTAGGTTGATAATGCACCCAGCACAGATGACATGGATAGTTTACAAGCTCCAACTTTAGGGAGCCTAGTATACTTCATGATGGCTCCAACACTGTGCTATCAGGTATGTTTCTGATCATCCTGCATAGAGAGGCAGTTGTAAACGCATCGTGCTAATCCTGACTTCTAGAAGGTAGTTATTCTGATTGGATGATTTAATGATTCCACAGCCATATTTCCATCATATTTGGCAGAGGAACCACGGCACATGTATCTTATACTTTTACGGCCTAATATATCATTTTGTTTCTTTGATTTTAACAAAATTAAGTCATTTCTCCGACTTATTTCAACAAGGTAGAAAATGTTTCCCTACAAAGATTATGATGCAAATCTGAAGTTTACGCGCTTGTTAGCAAGGCACTCAGAAGATAGATTGCAGTCCTCTGAGCCTCTTTTCGGCTAGCTTTGATTCCATTTCGTGTATTTACATATATTTATATAATACTCACCAACAACTCAATGTCTTGGGGGAACCGTCATATACTCCCTCCGAGTCCGATCCAAAATAAGCGTTGCAGTTTTGAACCAGggttagttcaaaactgcgaccCTTATTATGGATCGGAGGTAGTACAACGCTAACCTAGAGGTCTCGAGTTAATTGTACTTGAGTCTGTATGCAGTTTCGTTGGTCAGTAGTGACTGCCAGTTGACAATACCGCACGCTCTTATTGTTGGAGCATTTATCTTATCAGCGTCATTTATTGTTTAAATTACAATTTTCATTTCCATCTAGCTGCGAAAGGGATTGTAGGAGGTTATTTGCTGTTCAAATGAACTAATTATTGGTATTAATTATGCAGCCAAGTTATCCTCGAACTGAAAATGTTAGAAAAGGGTGGCTGATTCGTCAAATTATTCTGTACTTGATATTTACAGGTATTCAAGGTTTCATTATTGAGCAGGTAAGCCATTTCATCTTTCTATGTCTTACAAAATACTGAACATGGTTCTTAATCATCTATTGACTTTTTTGAAATTGCAGTACATAAATCCAATCGTCGTGAACTCTCAACATCCATTGAAAGGCGGACTTCTGAATGCTATAGAGACTGTTCTGAGGCTCTCATTACCAAATGTTTACTTATGGCTTTGCATGTTCTATTGCTTTTTCCATCTCTGGTAAATGCCTATTCATCAATCAAGAGAATAGTTAATTTCAGTACATCACGGGATGAAAGTCTATTTGTTTTTGAATTTGTTCTCTGGATTATCCGTCACATAGAAATTCTCTTAAACACTCTCGGAATAATGCAGATTTACAGTTTCAACTCATATTGTTACACAGGTTAAATATACTTGCTGAGATTCTTCGTTTTGGTGACCGTGAATTCTACAAAGACTGGTGGAATGCAAAAACAATTGATGAGGTGAAATACAAAAGTTCTTGAAGTTAGTACTGATTTTCTTCTCACTTAAACATACCTAATTTTGTGTATGATATTTGCTTCTGCTGCATGTGCTTCTGTACTCGGGTGGTGTTAGTATTGGCGAAAATGGAACATGGTATGCTAGTCTTTTCTCAACCATGCTACTTTTTGCAAGCTGCTTGTAATAAAAAACAATATCTGTACATAAGCTTGCATCTTTCCGATGGAGTTATAATCTTTTTCCTATTCAAAGGTCAAAGAAATGTCAAGCTCAAAATGGAGTTTTTTTTATAAGAATGAATTTGATATTTTTTTTTCTGCTATATTGCTTGCTGTTGGTCTGTTAATTTCTTTGTTCATTTTCCACTTTCATGGTTTTAATATGGATGATGTCTATGTTCACAGCCCGTGCATAAATGGATTGTTCGTCATATATATTTTCCTTGCATGCGAAGTGGTATATCGAAGGTAAATTGCAATATGTTAAACTGCTATGCTGGGCATGCGTTGTACATAGTTTATGTTTGGTCATTTGTGCTGTTTTTCTTGCAGGAAGTTGCTGTTTTTGTATCATTTTTTGTATCTGCCGTGCTCCATGAGGTAAACTTGCTCCCTTTGCCTTCCCTCACATAACCACACTAATTATCTAGCACTCTTTAACCACTTTTGGCACTTGTTGGGTCACTTGGGTGGCTTACTTTGTTCTCTGTTTGATGTTCAATAAAAGTAGCATCTCGTCCTGTTGTGGGTAAATCATGATACCTTTTGATTATTGTACACCAGCTTGTTGTTGCTGTCCCCTGCCGAATTCTCAAGTTCTGGGCATTCTTAGGGATCATGCTGCAGGTATGCCAAAACTTATTGCTGCATCATATAATATTGTGCAAGATATGTTGTTAATTTCTAACTTAAATTGTGGTCACTTTTGAGAGTCATCCTATATGTTGTCTCTTGTCTTCTACTCCAGTAGTATGTTGTAAGATACTACCTCTGTttataaatataagatgttttggcagttcaatttaaactgccaaaacgacttatatttaggaacagaggttgtACTTGATAGTAAGTAGGTCCGTCCTGGTGTATCATCTAAGACAGCGAACTTTGCTTACATcatctccttttctcccttgttacCAGATCCCCCTTATCACATTGACATCATGCCTCAAAAACAAATTCAGGGATACAATGGTTAGCCATCCTTTCCTTGTTTCCTACTAAAGGGTTCTACTTTCATGTAAACTAGTTCTAATTTATAGTCACCTTCAACAGGCCGGCAACATGATATTTTGGTTCTTTTTCTGCATCTACGGCCAGCCTATGTGCGTTCTCCTGTACTACCATGATGTGATGAACAGGATTGGGAAGACAGAATAGAGCCACATATTCTTTCTTATTCCACTTTGGACCAACGGATTCAGAGAAGCAATAATATGTACAACATGAAACCGCATAATTTCTTACACTGCAACAATCTTTCTTGGAAAATCTAGCAGCTAACTAGTCGTGGGCATTATTGTACATGTACATAAGCTTATGTTTTTCACATTCTACTTGTAAAAATCCTGCCCAGCNNNNNNNNNNNNNNNNNNNNNNNNNNNNNNNNNNNNNNNNNNNNNNNNNNNNNNNNNNNNNNNNNNNNNNNNNNNNNNNNNNNNNNNNNNNNNNNNNNNNNNNNNNNNNNNNNNNNNNNNNNNNNNNNNNNNNNNNNNNNNNNNNNNNNNNNNNNNNNNNNNNNNNNNNNNNNNNNNNNNNNNNNNNNNNNNNNNNNNNNNNNNNNNNNNNNNNNNNNNNNNNNNNNGTAGCAACGGTGTGGCTATTCCCCACCCTTTGAAAAGATTAATTCAACTGCTATTGAAATTTTCATTATTTATTTACAAGAGATCTGGTTGGAACAACCCCAAACTGTTATATAACTGCTGTATTTGCTCTTAGATTGCATACTTTTTGCTATCGAATCATGTTAGAGCAAGCGCCGGCATCTGAAATGCCGGATAAGATCAGACTTGGCCAACAAAAAATTGTCAATTTCGTTACTACAAAAAGCACCAACAGCACACCATTTTTTCTTGAAAAGTCTCGAAGGGCTCATAGAGCTCTCCATTAATTCATAGCGGTGAAGCTACAAAGCTCACTACAGGACTCAAGAAAATAGAAATTTATGGACTGGTCCTTGAAACTTGCAAGGAGGACCCTAACTCTAGATATAAGATTGCAATCAGGTCCAAAAAGCAACTCCTGCTCAGATTCACGCCAGTTGCACCATTGCACCGTCTCTCGTTGGAGAAAGGATGGATGGACTCCAAGCCGATCTTGCGTTGCCTCCCTATAGGAACTGTCGAGAGGAAAGGGAGGAGCATCCAGGCTTTGACTGGCCGCCCTTCGGCCATAGAATACGTTGGCGAATCCTGTAAGTGCCAGGATCCAGACTATTGAAGACTGAATTAAGCACTTCTATTTAGACTTTCAAAGATAATTTGACGATCGAGTTCTAGGGTTTATAACTTGTGAAGGGCGGGGGTNNNNNNNNNNNNNNNNNNNNNNNNNNNNNNNNNNNNNNNNNNNNNNNNNNNNNNNNNNNNNNNNNNNNNNNNNNNNNNNNNNNNNNNNNNNNNNNNNNNNNNNNNNNNNNNNNNNNNNNNNNNNNNNNNNNNNNNNNNNNNNNNNNNNNNNNNNNNNNNNNNNNNNNNNNNNNNNNNNNNNNNNNNNNNNNNNNNNNNNNNNNNNNAACAATGACGCGGGAGCCGCGGGCAACCGTCCGATGAAGAATCGAGGGGCAATAGCAGCTCACAGGGGCATCTTCATGGGTGAGCTGTTGGATAGGAGTCAACGGCCGGAGAGTCATCCGACAAGTAGAAATAGGTGAGGAGTGTGTAGTTCTTCAGTTAACATTGATGGAGCCTGACAACACCCCCAAAATGAAACCGATTTTGTCCTCAAGCGTGAAACAAAAAACCTTTTGAATGAAGGCCGAATCTTCCCAAGTAGTTGTTTTGACATGCATGTTCACCCATTTGAATAACTAGTGCACAACTGGAATGCTGGTATTGCCCCTACAGCCAGACTCCATTTTGATGAGTCCATTTGCATCCACCAAAGGAAGGTATCTTGTAGGAATGACATGAGAGCCAATGTGTTTCTTGACTTGACTAACATGGAGGGTATGATGCAATTGACACCCCTCTGGAAGTAAAAGTTCTATGCCGTGTTACCAACCTTTTCTAGAACTCTGAAAGGGCCATAGAACTTGGAATGCAGTTTCAGAAACATGTGTAAGCTCAAGGATGTATGTCTGTATGGTTGTAACTTTAAGTAAACCATGTCTCCCACCAAGAACTCTCTATCTTTCCTTTTCTTATAAGCATAATGTTTCATTCTCTCTTGCGCCTTCAAGAAATTCTCTTTGGTTACTTCCGGAGCTAGCTATCTAGCTCTCTGCTAATGGAGTAAAGTGTCACTGTCGGGGCAAATAGAGTCTGGTAGAGCTAATTCGGCAACTGTCGGGGTCTAAGAACCGGACATTGGGTTGTTAGCTGCAACCCTTTGTGAGTTCGACCAGGGACTGAACGCGTCTAGCTTCCTAGGTCATAGTTGATTGAAGATGGAAGAACAGAGAGAAGAACAAATAGGgaatacccaggttcaggccaccatgttggtgtaataccctactcccgcACTGCTCTTTATTTCATATGATAGTTGGTACAATGTGTGACTTGTGTTGTGAATGAGTTCGACCTCCCTTTGAGGCCACAACCCTTCCCTACTTATACTGCCTCACAGGGCCCCTCACGAAGGCCCTCATTGGCTGAATATTGCATTGAATGGGTTGGCTCTAGCCTGTATCGATGAAGTATGGTCGTCTGCGCCACACACGTACGAGCTTGTGATGATGGTTCCCAAGGCAGCGTATTGCACCGCAGATATTCTCCTGCTTCTTCCCTCATACAGGGCGGTCAGTGCCAAGGTACCGACCTTGTAGCAACATACAGGGGAGGGGACCGCTCGTGGCTACTGTAGATGACTGCAGACGGGAAAAGGCTCTGCGCGCGCCCATCCTAGGAACGATTCCCGTTGTACTGCACTGCGACTGCTGATGCGTGTAACATAAAGGAGAGGAGGGATCATGAGCGATATCCCCGGGACTCATGATTCCCGAGAGGATCTTTACGATATAGCAGAGAGGCTTCCCGAGACCTCGGGGGCGAATGCCAAGGCCATAGCGCTTGGAAAGCGGCTCGTACGGGTATGGTCCTGAGAGCTTTTTCGTCGCAGGGGACGTGACGCTCTACTATAGCTCTACTGCATGGAAGAGAAGCGGGGGCCTGGCGGTCGGAGGGAAGTGGTTCGTGCGGGATAGGACCCGAGAATGTTTCCATCGTGCAGGCGGGGCGTGGTGCTACGCCTCTTCCATAGGGGTAGAGGAGTAGTGGTCCAACAGCATGAGGAAAGCGGTTCGTGCGAGAGAGGTCCCGAGAACTTTTCCATCGCAATGGGCGCGACACACCCCGGTTTCCTAGTTTTTTCCATgactgttgataacccacaagtgtaggagaccaattgtagcctttttgataaataagagtgtcgaacccaacgaggagataaaggtaggatttatattctcttcaagttctatcgaccatcgatacaactctaggcacacttaacattcgctttacctagaacaggtatgaaactattttgtaggtgtgatgctaggactactttgcaagaataaaactaggagtactttgcGAGATAATAAtagttagttgtttagtagaaagATTTTTATAACACAAGAGAAGTATTTTGTCCCtaagcaatcgataactagacctgtaatcattattgcaattttatatgagggagaggcatgagctaacatactcttcgtacttggatcatatgcacttacgattggaactctagcaagtatctgcaactaccaaagatcattaaggtaatcaagtactctttatcccatatgcaacaacccccatactcgggtataagcttctgtcactcttgccacccaccataagagaatcatgaacgtattgcaacaccctacatcgggaatccctcacgcttgcgcgacacgaagggcaccataggacaacaccaaaataaaatatacaactcaaaccaatacgATCATCAACCAATTCAtaggacaaaagaaatctactcaaacatcataggatggccatacatcgttggaaaataatatatagcattaagcaccatgtttaagtagagattacagcagagagaagaggtgttacaccactgcataaagggggagagagttggtgatgatggcggcgaagttgttggtgtagatcgccgtcacgataatTGCCCCGacagcgttccggtgccaccgggagagagggggagagagccccctccttcttattcttccttgccccctagatgggaggagagttcctccTCTGGTCCATGGCTGCCATGGCGCCGGAGGGACGggagcccctcctagattggatctctctctgtgtTCTATTCTATTCCGCGTTCCCTgttttctggccgaaaaccgtttcttaaatatccggagatccgtaactccgattgcgctgaaattttaacatgattttttcccGTATATAAGCTTCCTTGTGGCCGAAGAAGAGCCCCAACCGACTTACGGTGTGCCACTAGGCATCACCGCGCGGCTGCGACCTGGTGCCTAGTGGAGCCCGACCTCCACgcaaaggaatacaatcaataataaatcatgctccaacttcatagcctaatgagagactatacgtgcatgcttcaggaattacaaaccttaacaccaatatttttaCTAAACGCAATaattcactagtacctcccacatattattacctctatcacaaaactattgcgaggaatcaaacatatcatattcagtgatctacaagttttatgtaggattttatgactaaccatgtgaatgaccaattcccgctgactctctaaatagatataagtgaagcaagagagtttgattctttctacaaaatacaaatataagtgaagcaaaagaccaTTCTACAAATGACAGTTTTCTATatgtagagaaacaggcaatccaaacttcaaatgatataagtgaagctcatgaagcattataaagccatactcaaaagatgtaagtgaagtgcaaagagcattctaaaaatcaACCaatgactatctcataccagcatggtgcgttgagggagtcctggattagggggtctccggacagccggactatatcctttggccggactgttggactatgaagatacaagattgaagacttcgtcctgtgtccggatgggactctccttggcgtggagggcaagctaggcaatccggatatgtagatctcctcccttctaaccgactctatgtaaccctagccccctccggtgtctatataaaccggtgggtttagtccgtaggacaacatacagtcataccataggctagcttctagggtttagcctctacgatctcgtagtagatcaactcttgtaatactcatatcatcaagaacaatcaagcaggacgtagggtattacctccatcaagagggcccaaacctgggtaaacatcgtgtcccctgcctcctgttaccatccgccttagacgcacagttcgggaccccctacccgagatccgccggttttcacaccgacattggtgctttcattgagagttccactgtgccgtcatcgtaaggcttgatggctccttcgatcattggtAGCGATACGGTCCAGGGTAAGGTTTTCCTCCcctgacagatctttgtattcggcggcttcacactgcgggccaattcgcttggtcatctggagcagatcaagagctacgcccctggccatcaggtcagattcggaaacttggactacactgccgacatccgcggagacttgatcttcaacggattcgagcccgtgtcaggtgcgccgcacaatcatgacgagcatgacgtaactctgccgtcggacagtattcgggagatcgcatctgcaactactccggccgtcaatccgaagcaaatcgcgccatccgagagcgaagggatagaccccgccatggaggccgcactctcagtggggatagagccggatactgacttcaccccttatgagagccgtgtcgccgaaccactggattcgtctccggccacagactccgagccgcctgcatccgcgcccatcgaatccgaccgggcgctgatcatggagttcacctccacggatatctttcagcactcacctttcggcgatgtcctaaattcattaaggtctctctccttgtcaggagaaccttggccgaactatgtccggctagaatgggatgcggatgacgaagaaattcgctgcccacccaccacccacttagtagccactgtcgacgatttaaccgacatgcttgacttcgactccaaagacatcgacggtatggacaacgatgcaggagacaaacaggaaccactgcccacagggcgctggaccgccacctcatcatatgatatatacatggtggacacccccaaagaaggcaatggcgacgagacaacagaggacgacccctccaagaagcaacccaagcgccgacgtcagcggcgccgctctaagtcccgccacagcaaaagtagtgataccggcacagaagataataacaccccagatagtgccgaagacaaccacaatcccctccagtaTGATGTAGAGCAtgaggatgaacaagctagccctccagagtaggcggcagatggagaaccggaggaggacaattacatgcctctctccgaagacgaggtgagcctcggcgacgaagaatttatcgtgcctgaggatcccgtcgagcaggagcgcttcaagcgccggcttatggccactgcaaatagcctaaagaaaaagcaacaacagcttcaagctgatcaagacttgctagcagacagatggaccgaagtccttgcggccgagaaatacgaactcgagcgcccctccaagagttacccaaaacgcaggttgctacctcaccttgaggaggaagcattgaaacctccacCACCAGTGTACGacgtggctgaccggccaccgcgtggccgcgccagagaggcgtttcagcctgaagttcagcctgcaccccgctgccactcaatcaaaaataccaaggcccggggcaacacacgggacctgcgagacgtattggacaacAGGGCAAAGcttgcaaggtcaatatatggGTCACGGGCACGCCCGCCAACTCAGGACGATGATcatcgcgtcggatacaccaaaggtaaatccggtcgggccgaatacaacagacaagactcatatgaactgcgtcgtgatatagcccggcacagaggcgccgcacaccccctatgcttcactgatgaagttatggatcacgaattcctggagggttttaaacccgtaaatatcgaatcgtatgatggcacaacagatcccgccgtatggattgaggatttcctccttcacatccacatggctcgcggtgacgatctacatgccatcaagtacctcccactaaaactcaaagga
The sequence above is a segment of the Triticum dicoccoides isolate Atlit2015 ecotype Zavitan chromosome 1A, WEW_v2.0, whole genome shotgun sequence genome. Coding sequences within it:
- the LOC119368528 gene encoding diacylglycerol O-acyltransferase 1-1-like; its protein translation is MEDSNGAEIKAPPPVQRRPPRPRGGGFTPEGFVAALRRRLSSGAAVAARASFAADSGDESGPPEPSSSHSRRDSSGDTSSAGGPGDFTAFSFRAAAPVHRKAKESPLSSDAIFKQSHAGLFNLCIVVLVAVNGRLIIENLMKYGLLIRAGFWFNSTSLRDWPLLMCCLSLPAFPLGAFSVEQLAFRNVITDAVATCLHIILTTAEIVYPVLVILMCDSAVVSGFLLMFIACIVWLKLVSFAHTNHDIRQLTISGKKVDNAPSTDDMDSLQAPTLGSLVYFMMAPTLCYQPSYPRTENVRKGWLIRQIILYLIFTGIQGFIIEQYINPIVVNSQHPLKGGLLNAIETVLRLSLPNVYLWLCMFYCFFHLWLNILAEILRFGDREFYKDWWNAKTIDEYWRKWNMPVHKWIVRHIYFPCMRSGISKEVAVFVSFFVSAVLHELVVAVPCRILKFWAFLGIMLQIPLITLTSCLKNKFRDTMAGNMIFWFFFCIYGQPMCVLLYYHDVMNRIGKTE